In one window of Kitasatospora sp. MMS16-BH015 DNA:
- the uraH gene encoding hydroxyisourate hydrolase, with protein sequence MTGISTHVLDTSLGRPAEGVPVELGLHTEGGWQVLGTSATDSDGRAKDLPAVEAGSVVRLLFDTAAYYARKSEEAPFFPEVSIVFTVAPAQHHYHVPLLLNPFGYSVYRGS encoded by the coding sequence ATGACTGGCATCTCCACGCACGTGCTCGACACCAGCCTCGGCCGCCCGGCCGAGGGTGTGCCGGTCGAGCTCGGACTGCACACCGAGGGTGGCTGGCAGGTGCTCGGCACCTCCGCCACGGACTCCGACGGCCGGGCCAAGGACCTGCCGGCCGTGGAGGCGGGCTCGGTCGTCCGGCTCCTCTTCGACACCGCGGCCTACTACGCGCGCAAGTCCGAAGAGGCGCCGTTCTTCCCCGAGGTCTCGATCGTCTTCACGGTCGCGCCCGCGCAGCACCACTACCACGTGCCGTTGCTGCTCAACCCGTTCGGCTACTCGGTCTACCGCGGAAGCTAA
- the uraD gene encoding 2-oxo-4-hydroxy-4-carboxy-5-ureidoimidazoline decarboxylase yields the protein MANHPHSSPQAALEALAAAPAADLTETLLEICSSPSWATAVAGARPWADRAALLAANEAAMASLSTADLADAMAGHARIGTPKAGDATSEREQAGIQGVSSALLADLAEANAAYEAKFGHVFLICATGRTAGTMLASLQERYPNDAATEAEIVRGELRKINDIRINRLLDEG from the coding sequence GTGGCCAACCACCCCCATTCGTCTCCCCAGGCGGCCCTCGAGGCCCTGGCGGCGGCTCCCGCCGCCGACCTGACGGAGACCCTGCTGGAGATCTGCTCCAGCCCCAGCTGGGCGACGGCCGTCGCCGGTGCCCGACCCTGGGCCGACCGGGCGGCACTGCTCGCGGCGAACGAGGCCGCGATGGCCTCGCTCTCCACCGCCGACCTGGCCGACGCCATGGCCGGGCACGCCCGGATCGGCACGCCCAAGGCGGGCGACGCCACCTCCGAGCGCGAACAGGCCGGCATCCAGGGAGTGAGCTCCGCTCTCCTGGCCGACCTGGCCGAGGCGAACGCCGCCTACGAGGCGAAGTTCGGCCACGTCTTCCTGATCTGCGCCACCGGCCGCACGGCCGGCACCATGCTCGCCTCGCTCCAGGAGCGGTACCCGAACGACGCCGCCACCGAGGCGGAGATCGTCCGGGGCGAGCTGCGCAAGATCAACGACATCCGCATCAACCGCCTGCTCGACGAGGGCTGA
- a CDS encoding helix-turn-helix domain-containing protein encodes MSEYLEHPLAAAMKPLLDAVGATPLPVAEARPEDVVLEWEGAPAIAVRLPHLSSALDRLLAEMTRQFEGRPLTELDRWEKQRVVALLEERGAFTVRHGVETVASALGVSRFTVYNYLNRQDGSKSG; translated from the coding sequence GTGAGCGAGTACCTGGAGCACCCGCTCGCCGCAGCGATGAAGCCGCTGCTCGACGCGGTCGGCGCGACCCCGCTCCCGGTGGCGGAGGCCCGCCCCGAGGACGTGGTGCTGGAGTGGGAGGGCGCCCCGGCGATAGCCGTCCGCCTCCCGCACCTCAGCAGCGCCCTGGACCGCCTGCTGGCGGAGATGACCCGGCAGTTCGAGGGTCGGCCGCTGACCGAGCTGGACCGGTGGGAGAAGCAGCGCGTGGTCGCGCTCCTGGAGGAGCGCGGCGCGTTCACCGTCCGACACGGAGTCGAGACGGTGGCTTCGGCCCTCGGCGTCAGCCGGTTCACGGTGTACAACTATCTGAACCGCCAGGACGGGTCGAAGTCCGGCTGA
- a CDS encoding thiamine-binding protein: MVEFTTEPFELDTFPEHAVAAQRVVDEAGLAVAVGPFGTGAEGEAEQILAAVSKLLHETLAAGATRISVQVSVLDEKADEVRPDGPEGVDKQ, from the coding sequence ATGGTGGAGTTCACGACAGAACCGTTCGAGCTGGACACGTTCCCCGAGCACGCGGTGGCCGCGCAGCGGGTCGTCGACGAGGCCGGCCTGGCCGTCGCCGTCGGCCCGTTCGGCACGGGCGCCGAGGGCGAGGCCGAGCAGATCCTGGCGGCGGTGTCCAAGCTGCTGCACGAGACCCTGGCCGCCGGGGCGACCCGGATCTCCGTCCAGGTGAGCGTCCTCGACGAGAAGGCCGACGAGGTGCGCCCGGACGGGCCCGAAGGAGTGGATAAGCAGTGA
- a CDS encoding TIM barrel protein, giving the protein MTHVSAASQHSYTVNLSILFSELPLLERPAAAAAAGFTAAELWWPFGENHTPSQAELDELRKAFTDAGVQLTGLNFLDDLSKGQRGTVSVPSQRERFRENIAVTVSLAESLGTKALNALYGNRVAGVDPAEQDELALENLTLAAQAAHSIGAILLVEALNRPESPDYPLVSAAAAVEVVDRVNAATGLGNAKFLCDLYHLSMNGEDLAAVIDTYADRFGHVQIADNPGRNEPGTGSLDFEDLFARLTAAGYGKAGGSAAGGRIGLEYRPAGGVSADSFEWLPRDLRAN; this is encoded by the coding sequence GTGACGCACGTGAGTGCCGCTTCCCAGCACAGCTACACGGTCAACCTGTCGATCCTGTTCAGTGAGCTCCCGCTCCTGGAGCGGCCCGCCGCCGCCGCGGCCGCCGGGTTCACCGCCGCCGAGCTGTGGTGGCCCTTCGGGGAGAACCACACCCCCTCGCAGGCCGAGCTGGACGAGCTCCGCAAGGCCTTCACCGACGCGGGCGTGCAGCTCACCGGGCTCAACTTCCTGGACGACCTGAGCAAGGGCCAGCGCGGTACGGTCTCCGTGCCCAGCCAGCGCGAGCGCTTCCGCGAGAACATCGCGGTGACGGTCTCGCTCGCCGAGTCCCTCGGCACCAAGGCGCTCAACGCGCTCTACGGCAACCGGGTGGCCGGGGTCGACCCGGCCGAGCAGGACGAGCTCGCCCTGGAGAACCTGACGCTGGCCGCCCAGGCCGCGCACTCCATCGGCGCGATCCTGCTGGTCGAGGCGCTGAATCGGCCCGAGTCCCCGGACTACCCGCTGGTCTCGGCCGCCGCCGCCGTCGAGGTGGTGGACAGGGTCAACGCCGCCACCGGCCTCGGGAACGCCAAGTTCCTCTGCGACCTCTACCACCTGTCGATGAACGGCGAGGACCTGGCCGCCGTGATCGACACCTACGCCGACCGCTTCGGCCACGTGCAGATCGCCGACAACCCGGGCCGCAACGAGCCGGGCACCGGCTCGCTCGACTTCGAGGACCTCTTCGCCCGCCTGACGGCCGCGGGCTACGGCAAGGCGGGCGGCTCCGCCGCTGGGGGCCGCATCGGCCTGGAGTACCGCCCCGCCGGCGGCGTCAGCGCCGACAGCTTCGAGTGGCTCCCGCGCGACCTCCGCGCCAACTGA